TGGGCGATGACCAAAGCTCTAAGGCAATATTGATTAAAGGCTCAAACTATGTATATACCCATAGTATATTGGATGATATGATTGCCCACGATGAGAGTCGGGCCCCTACGCCCATATATGTGTATAACTTGATAGATGGCAGCAAACGTTTCGTGATGTGGCGAAAGCCTTATATGCCTATTAAGGTTTCCCCGTCAGGAAGAAACCTCATTTATTTTGACGAAAGTAATTGGTGGATCTATAATGCCAAAAATGACCAGCACACAAATATTACAAAAAACATTTCAAGTATATTTAAGAATATGGAATACGATTGGTCGGGTGTTAAACCTCCATATGGCCTTTTGGGATTTACTAATGATGAGAATAAAATTATAATTTATGATAAATATGATCTTTGGGAGATTTCTCTCAATGGAGCTACAGCCCAGAGACTTACTCGGGGAAAGGAGAATAATAGAATATTTAGATTTGTAAAGAGCGGGGAATATATAGCTAACGGTAATGGCTATTTAGTACCGAGAGTTGATTTAAAAAAGGGAATTATCTTAAAAGGGGAAACATGGAATGGAGATACCGGATATTATAGTCTATCGGACGGCGGTATAACGAAAGTAATAGTCGAAGCAGACGCTAAAGTGGATTGGTTACAGAAAGCAAAAAACAAGGATACCTATCTTTATACCATCGAAAAGTTTGATATGCCTCCAAAGTTAATGTTGGTGAGTACATCCCACCAAGCGGTCGAACTCTTTCGTAGCAATCCCCAGCACGAAAAATATAAATGGGGGAAAGCTGAACTTGTGAAATATTCAACTGAAAAAAAAGATAACTTAAAGGGTGCATTGTTCTATCCTGCGGATTTTAATCCCCAAAAAATGTATCCAATGGTTGTATTTATCTATGATAAAATGAGCGGAACATTAAATAAATATGAAAACCCTACTCTTTATACAGCGGCCGACATCAATATTACCAATTTCACCTCAAGAGGCTATTTTGTCTTTTGTCCAGACATCCAGTATATAAATAATGAGGTTGGTAAATCGGCCCTCGAATGTGTAGAGGCTGGGGTATCTGCTGTTTTAAATATAGCTCCCATCTCTCCATTAAAGATCGGATTGTTTGGCCATTCATTTGGTGGCTATGAAACTTCTTATATTATAGGGAATTCAAAAATGTTCGCCGCAGCAATTAGTGAATCGGGAATACACGATGTAAAATGTTTTTACTTTTCGATGGCTTGGTTATGGAATCTGCCACAATATGCCCGATTTCTAAATTCCCAGCAAAGATATTCGATTCCTTATTTTGAAAATCCATTTATATATGAGGAAAATTCGCCAATCAATTATGTCGCATCAATACGTACTCCCCTTCTGACCATCACCGGAGGCACGGATACTAATGTAAATTGGGAACAATCCGTACAAATGTATAACGCAATGAGGTTATTGGGTAAGGAACATATAATGCTAATTTATCCTGATGAAGGTCATGATTTTTTTGGGTTGGAAAATCAAATTGATATGACCTACAAGCGCTGGCAATGGTTTGATCATTATTTAAAGGATGAGCCTCCACTGCAATGGATGCTTCCTTAACCATAAAAAAAGGCTGAATAATCAGCCTTTCTTTAACAATACGAAAATATATCAAGGTTTAAATCGTATCTCGTTGCATGCAGTATGCATGCTATTCCAACCAAATGCTTGTTGTAGCGATGCATTTCTACATACTGGCCCTCCTGTTAAAGAACAGTCTACAGAAACTTTACAAGGCAACGGGGCATCAATATACCCCGTTGGGTCTGCATTGACATTTTCCATTGAATTACTGGCGAATGCACCGGCAATAGCAATGGCAAAAACTGCGAGTGGCAATAGCCACTTTTTTCGAAAATTTTTCATTGTATAAAAATTTTAATTAATAATATGCCTACTCTTTTTTACAGGTTTTCAGCTTCTCCTGACTTCGCGCTAAGTATTTTATTTTAAAAAGTTATCTTTGAAAGTAAACCTATATAACTTAGTATCTATAAGGGCGTATAGATTGTGGCCATACATCGAAATGGAGAGTAGCTTCTCCTTTGGATTGTGATACAGGTAAAAACTGAATTCATAGGTATTTGAGCTAATATTATATACATCAATTATTCCCGCAGCAATACCTTCAGGCTCGTACTTTCCTAAACGATCCGATTGAATAAGCAGATAATTGCCAAAACTACTTGATAGACCATTTACTCTTATTGATTTACCACTTAAGCGCCTTTCATGTGAAGATTCCAGCTCATCTATAAATATTTGTGGCTTTTCTATAGTGTCAATTGTTTTTTGTGTTTTAATTCCCTTAAGATCAAGTGAGGAAACGAGATATTTATTCTTATAATAGTAGGTGTAAATAACTTTATTGCTTTGCCTATTGAAGTGTAATTGTCCATCACGATCAAAATAACCATCTATATTACCTTCCAATATATTTGGGAACAATTCTATTTTTGGAACGGAATCTAATCTAATGGTGCCTAACAGATTATTCCCGGTTTCACTACTAATAGTTCGGAT
The Aequorivita iocasae genome window above contains:
- a CDS encoding alpha/beta hydrolase family protein; this translates as MDLTPKDYHLWHYLLDPKISDNGNWASYLLHYQNAEDTLVLQHISNKKRYAFPNGSEPRFLGDRWFVYKTANTLEIFDLEIHSKQQVPNIITYKVSPNNEYLFALSEKIANEKREKRLEILKLGSGNKRSIKNVQDFIPNENGNLLALMVKEDNSWSLKVVEVHNNKIFPITIYNTHNPISNIVWSPKNQIAFFEKSGREGSKRILWLNSVKRKLDPKVFDIKNRLDIDSTLQVYDNPLASLSFSEDGNKLFFQLKQRKDTRSVDNHGSSVQVWNAKDKLIYPVHEGNKGFFENPAFTMCWNLGTDTTFPLGDDQSSKAILIKGSNYVYTHSILDDMIAHDESRAPTPIYVYNLIDGSKRFVMWRKPYMPIKVSPSGRNLIYFDESNWWIYNAKNDQHTNITKNISSIFKNMEYDWSGVKPPYGLLGFTNDENKIIIYDKYDLWEISLNGATAQRLTRGKENNRIFRFVKSGEYIANGNGYLVPRVDLKKGIILKGETWNGDTGYYSLSDGGITKVIVEADAKVDWLQKAKNKDTYLYTIEKFDMPPKLMLVSTSHQAVELFRSNPQHEKYKWGKAELVKYSTEKKDNLKGALFYPADFNPQKMYPMVVFIYDKMSGTLNKYENPTLYTAADINITNFTSRGYFVFCPDIQYINNEVGKSALECVEAGVSAVLNIAPISPLKIGLFGHSFGGYETSYIIGNSKMFAAAISESGIHDVKCFYFSMAWLWNLPQYARFLNSQQRYSIPYFENPFIYEENSPINYVASIRTPLLTITGGTDTNVNWEQSVQMYNAMRLLGKEHIMLIYPDEGHDFFGLENQIDMTYKRWQWFDHYLKDEPPLQWMLP
- a CDS encoding DUF6520 family protein, which translates into the protein MKNFRKKWLLPLAVFAIAIAGAFASNSMENVNADPTGYIDAPLPCKVSVDCSLTGGPVCRNASLQQAFGWNSMHTACNEIRFKP